In the Salvelinus sp. IW2-2015 unplaced genomic scaffold, ASM291031v2 Un_scaffold2787, whole genome shotgun sequence genome, one interval contains:
- the LOC112074740 gene encoding phospholipase A and acyltransferase 4-like, translating to MEIGDMIEINRGAYKHWALYIGHGDVIHLVTPDGPASPTRINNYLDDKYTPRNIDVIMKEVGHTSPYNLIGNNYKHFVTSLLFGKSEY from the exons ATGGAGATCGGTGACATGATTGAGATAAACAGAGGTGCATACAAACACTGGGCTCTGTACATTGGACATGGAGATGTCATCCATTTGGTAACTCCAG ACGGGCCTGCTTCTCCAACA AGGATCAACAACTACCTTGATGACAAGTACACACCAAGGAACATTGACGTCATTATGAAGGAAGTTGGCCACACAAGTCCCTATAACCTCATTGGAAACAACTACAAGCATTTTGTTACTTCCCTACTTTTTGGCAAGTCAGAGTACTAG